ACCGCCAGTACACAAATATTCATTTTGCCTGAGAATTTTAGCTCTCCATTTTCAACAGTGCCTGATACGGTACAGGCCTCGTTCCAAAGATCAAGGACTTTGGTGATAGGACTTTCTCCCTCTATCGAAAATTTATGGGTACAGGTATCTGAAAAAAGCTGTTTTAGACTCTCAATCTCCTGCTGCTTTTTTGTAAGCGTTAGTTCACAGGTACGGGAATAAGCATCCTGTAAAATGGATTTTTGTTGCTCTTCATAACAAGTAACAGATGCAGTTAAGCGAATATGCGTTTCAAAAGTAGTAAGTTCACCTGAATAATCCGTATGAATTTGAACGGTGACAGACGAAACCGAAACTTCCAAAGAATAGAGGCTATCTTCTGTCATGGAATCACAGGCGATCTCCTGGTCAAACGGCATCGTGTACTCCATTGTTTCCGGCGGCATACTCTCTTCTGCAGAAGCATAAAGAATTTTCAGGCGAACTTCTCCACTAATTTGCAGTCCATCTGCCATCGGTGTCTTTTCTTTGCAGAAGCACACCGCTTGAGTACGAAGAATCCGATCTGCGGGCAGTTTTCCCTGCGGCAGTTCCAGATTATCTTCCAAGGTGAATGGCTGCCTGAAGCAGCCGGAGCCAGTAGTATACTGCAGATTTTGGGGCAATTCCTCTACACTCTCTTCATTTACAGAGGAAACAGCTTCTACATTGCAAGCTCCATAAACACGAGCGCAGATAGAAAAAGCTCCATGGATGTCCAATCGACGTGGACTTGTAGCCCGACAGTTAACGTATTCCATCTTGAGATACGCATAAATTCTTGGATTTTCCACGGTACGTTTTAAAGAAATGGTTGATAAAAAAGAATCCTCCATCTCATAGCTGCGGACAACCATTCCACCCGAATCCAGATAAAAGACACGTACAGTGTAAGTTCCTTCCACTTCCAGATGATCCCCGGAGGCACTGCAGGATGAAATAGCCGGGCATACCTGACATTTCAAAATCTTCTG
This genomic window from Caproicibacterium sp. BJN0003 contains:
- a CDS encoding DUF3794 domain-containing protein; the encoded protein is MLNREVLTASEAVYNGCQEQPVDVDVSLPDYCPDIQKILKCQVCPAISSCSASGDHLEVEGTYTVRVFYLDSGGMVVRSYEMEDSFLSTISLKRTVENPRIYAYLKMEYVNCRATSPRRLDIHGAFSICARVYGACNVEAVSSVNEESVEELPQNLQYTTGSGCFRQPFTLEDNLELPQGKLPADRILRTQAVCFCKEKTPMADGLQISGEVRLKILYASAEESMPPETMEYTMPFDQEIACDSMTEDSLYSLEVSVSSVTVQIHTDYSGELTTFETHIRLTASVTCYEEQQKSILQDAYSRTCELTLTKKQQEIESLKQLFSDTCTHKFSIEGESPITKVLDLWNEACTVSGTVENGELKFSGKMNICVLAVNAENTPFYFERTTEFSLSKSFEGTGTIQCIAQVLLTDLSYHLTDAGIDLRAELAITAQLYEQKTINLITDAALDESKPKVLDHTAALSLYFASEEENLWSIARAYCSSLSAIRKENDLPEDATSASGMLLIPM